Within bacterium, the genomic segment CAGATCGTATATCCTCTTCGGGAATCTGGTCGTCATGGGGATCGCCGACGGCAGGAACGTGAGCCGGAAGGAGATGATGAAGCTCAGGAAGGTGGATCTTACCACCGTCTCCCTGGCAGACTCCGTGGTGCTCGGCAAAAGGGACGCCTCAAAAAAGGTGATCCTGTTCACTGACCCCAAGTGCCCCTATTGTGAGAAGCTGCATCCGGAACTGAAAAAAGTCGTCGAGGCCGATCCGGACATCGTTTTCTTTATCAAGATGATGCCCCTGGTCAAGATCCACCCGGAATCGTACGACATCTCAAGGGCGATCCTGTGCGAGGGGGACATAACCCTCCTGGAAGACAGTTTCGCGAAAAAACCGGTCCCTCCGCCAACGTGCGAGTCCGACGCGGTGGACAGGTCTCTCAAACTGGCCCAGAGCCTGGGCATCAGCTCCACACCGACAATGATCCTCCCCGATGGGCGGATCTCGCCAGGGTACCTGCCTGCCGAGGAGCTGTTGAAGCTGATAAATGGGGAATAATTTACAGTGCAGAGTGCAGTGTTCAGAGTGCAGAGATAAAACCTCTGTCAATCACTTTTTTCCTTGCCTTTGCACCTTGCACTTTGCACTGCCTCATGTGCCTGATCCTCTTCGCTCACCGATGCGACCCCCGCTACCCCCTCGTG encodes:
- a CDS encoding DsbC family protein, which produces MNCNRFLLFAPLALFILALTLIPSGAAAFGNEGCGERACSDCHSINIDDTSELLKDIVSQVHAADFAEVPGLFVVDITDKKGNRGIIYMDFSRSYILFGNLVVMGIADGRNVSRKEMMKLRKVDLTTVSLADSVVLGKRDASKKVILFTDPKCPYCEKLHPELKKVVEADPDIVFFIKMMPLVKIHPESYDISRAILCEGDITLLEDSFAKKPVPPPTCESDAVDRSLKLAQSLGISSTPTMILPDGRISPGYLPAEELLKLINGE